ATCCTTTTCGGGGCCCAGGCCTTCTACCGGTTTCTTTTCGGGGGTGCAGGCCACTGCCAGCAGAACCACAAGGGCGTATAGCCCTGGCTGAATAAGCTTTTTCATTCGATGTATGCGTACAAATGCGCGACGAAATACGCGATTTTTTTTGAGTTACGCCCGGGTTTCTTGCCAACATCTCCATCTGCGCATATGCACGCCCAAATTCAGTCGATAGGCACCTACCCCCGCCGTCTGGCCCGTGGCACAGCACGCTCTGTCCCGGTGGTCCGGCTTAGGCCAAGGCCTGCTGCAGGTCGGCTATCAGGTCTTTCGCATCCTCTATGCCCACGCTTAGCCGGATCAGGCTGTTGGTCAGCCCAGCTTTCAGGCGTTCGGCCTCGGGTATGCTGGCGTGGGTCATGGTGGCTGGGTGGCTTATCAGGCTTTCCACGCCGCCCAGGCTCTCGGCCAGGGTGATGATCTGGACCCGCTCCAGTAGCCGGATGGCATCCGCTGTGTGGTCGCCCACGAGCCGGAAGCTGAGCATGCCGCCAAAGTCGCGCATCTGCTTCTTGGCAATCTCGTGCCCGGGATGGGTGGTCAGGCCCGGGTACAGCACTGTGGCTACCCGTGGGTGCCCCTGCAGAAAGGCAGCTACCTCTCGGGCGTTCTGGCAGTGGCGCTCCATGCGCAGGTGCAGCGTCTTCAGGCCGCGCAGGCACAGGAAGCTGTCCATGGGGCCAGCCACGCCACCACAGCTTTTCTGTAGCAGGTACAGGCGGTCGTACAGGTCCTTGTCATTCAGCATCAGGGCACCTATTACCACATCCGAGTGCCCGGCCAGGTATTTGGTTCCGCTGTGCAGCACCACATCGGCCCCTAGCTCCAGCGGCCGCTGCAGGTAGGGGGTGGCAAAGGTGTTGTCCACCACCTTGATTACCTCTGCAGGCACCCGCGCACAGGTGGCCGCAATGTCCAGTACCCTCAGTAGGGGGTTGGTGGGGCTTTCTATCCACAGCATACGGGTCTTCTCATTCAGCGCGGCCTGCAGGGCTGTGGGGTCTCCCAGGTCTATAAAGTGGAAACGGATGCCCATGGGGGCATACACCTGCATAAACATGCGGTAGGATCCGCCGTATAGGTCGTTGGTGCAGATTACCTCGTCTCCGGGTCGCAGCAGCTTTATCAGGTTGTCGGCTGCAGCCATGCCACTGCCAAAGGCCAAGCCGTAGCCAGCCCCCTCTATCTGGGCGAAGGCGGTCTCCAGGCTGGTGCGGGTGGGGTTTTTGCTGCGCGCATATTCATATCCCTTGTTCTTGCCTGGGCTTTCC
The DNA window shown above is from Bacteroidota bacterium and carries:
- a CDS encoding PLP-dependent aspartate aminotransferase family protein, with the translated sequence MKKEAQNFGTIAVHSGTGADPATGAVMTPIYQTSTFEQESPGKNKGYEYARSKNPTRTSLETAFAQIEGAGYGLAFGSGMAAADNLIKLLRPGDEVICTNDLYGGSYRMFMQVYAPMGIRFHFIDLGDPTALQAALNEKTRMLWIESPTNPLLRVLDIAATCARVPAEVIKVVDNTFATPYLQRPLELGADVVLHSGTKYLAGHSDVVIGALMLNDKDLYDRLYLLQKSCGGVAGPMDSFLCLRGLKTLHLRMERHCQNAREVAAFLQGHPRVATVLYPGLTTHPGHEIAKKQMRDFGGMLSFRLVGDHTADAIRLLERVQIITLAESLGGVESLISHPATMTHASIPEAERLKAGLTNSLIRLSVGIEDAKDLIADLQQALA